A genomic window from Geotrypetes seraphini chromosome 18, aGeoSer1.1, whole genome shotgun sequence includes:
- the LOC117351856 gene encoding protocadherin gamma-A4-like, translated as MAVTEGHRNCKHLILFCLVVLADYSSVLGQIRYSIPEEIQKGYFVGNIARDLRLNLRELSDLSARIISRGRTQYFALDLKNGRLIVNEKIDREEICRQAAQCLLHVDVVLEDRVKIYTVEVMIEDINDNSPMFPNEEIELKISEWTTPGARYLLQDAQDPDVGNNSLQSYQLSNNKYFTLDRQTGTDGVKYVELILARSLDREEEAVHHLILTAYDGGNPVRSATAQIHIVVLDVNDNAPVFNQSVYKTEVMENVPIGTVVVTLNATDKDEGINSEVTYLFRKITEKASQIFQLNSKTGALVVVGELDFEESEALEMDIQANDGSLSAKCKVLIQVINLNDNIPEITVTSLFSPITENSPPGTAVALLNVHDGDSGENGLVTCSISGNLPFQLKKSSANYYSLVTNTNLDREQVSEYNITVRVTDKGLPPLSATINILVLISDKNDNPPIFDQSSYTLYITENVPAGTSIYSAKATDLDWGQNSRITYSIIEGELNEALLSSYMSINSENGILYTLRSFDYEQIRDFQIQVKAEDGGSPTLSSNVTFKIFIVDQNDNSPVILYPSFPADGSTGVELAPRSCDPGSLVTKVIAVDADSGQNAWLSYILVTSTDPGLFTVGLHTGEIRTVRSFLDKHSVKQTLVVLVKDNGHPPLSSTVTVTVMVTDSFHDLLSDMSNISSPSDTESNLTLYLVIAIATISCLFFIFIIGLLAIKLHKWKESQLFESSSANFSAVPTTQYVGVDGVKAFLQTYSQDLCLTTDSGKNQFNHLNSSRSNTLPVNQASEKQASVLITDAFNVTDQDQCLFQVCYLFLNLFKDMIYEFNALARGIFNN; from the coding sequence ATGGCAGTTACCGAAGGGCACCGGAATTGCAAACATCTAATCCTATTTTGCTTGGTGGTGCTTGCTGATTACAGTTCGGTACTGGGGCAGATTCGTTATTCCATTCCCGAGGAGATACAGAAAGGTTATTTCGTGGGAAATATTGCAAGGGATCTGAGACTGAATCTAAGGGAGCTGTCGGATCTTTCAGCCCGCATTATTTCAAGAGGTAGGACTCAGTATTTTGCTCTCGATTTAAAAAATGGCCGCCTTATTGTTAACGAGAAGATAGACCGAGAAGAGATTTGTAGACAGGCTGCTCAGTGCTTGTTACATGTAGATGTCGTTTTGGAAGACAGAGTGAAAATTTATACAGTTGAAGTTATGATAGAAGATATCAATGATAATTCACCCATGTTCCCTAATGAGGAAATAGAGTTAAAAATCAGTGAATGGACAACACCTGGAGCTCGGTATCTTTTACAGGACGCGCAGGATCCAGATGTGGGAAATAATTCTCTCCAGAGCTACCAGCTCAGCAACAACAAGTACTttactttggacagacagacaggaacgGACGGAGTTAAATATGTCGAATTAATCCTGGCGAGATCTCTAGACCGAGAAGAAGAGGCGGTTCACCATCTCATCCTGACAGCCTATGATGGAGGGAATCCAGTGAGATCCGCCACAGCCCAAATCCACATCGTTGTTCTGGATGTAAATGACAATGCGCCCGTTTTTAATCAGTCTGTATATAAAACAGAGGTCATGGAAAACGTGCCTATAGGCACTGTGGTGGTTACCTTGAATGCGACTGACAAGGACGAGGGAATAAACTCAGAAGTAACTTACCTATTTCGAAAAATCACGGAAAAGGCGTCGCAAATATTTCAGCTGAACTCGAAAACTGGAGCCCTTGTAGTCGTGGGGGAGTTGGACTTCGAGGAGTCTGAAGCCCTCGAAATGGACATTCAGGCCAATGACGGCAGTCTCTCGGCCAAGTGCAAAGTTTTAATCCAAGTTATTAATCTGAATGATAACATCCCAGAAATTACCGTCACGTCACTCTTCAGTCCGATAACAGAGAACAGTCCCCCTGGGACAGCCGTcgctcttttaaatgttcatgACGGAGATTCTGGTGAAAACGGCCTTGTAACGTGTTCCATCTCGGGCAATTTACCATTTCAGCTAAAGAAGTCCTCTGCCAATTATTACAGCTTAGTGACTAATACAAACCTGGACAGAGAGCAAGTATccgaatataacattactgtaagGGTCACAGATAAAGGACTACCACCTCTGTCTGCAACCATAAACATTCTAGTACTTATTTCTGACAAAAATGATAATCCACCTATCTTTGATCAATCATCTTACACACTTTATATTACGGAAAATGTGCCTGCTGGAACTTCTATTTATTCTGCCAAGGCAACAGATTTGGATTGGGGTCAGAATTCTAGAattacatattctataatagAAGGTGAACTCAATGAAGCCCTTCTGTCCTCTTATATGTCCATTAACTCTGAGAATGGGATATTATATACGCTTCGGTCATTTGattatgaacagatcagagattTCCAAATTCAGGTGAAGGCTGAAGATGGAGGTTCCCCAACTCTCAGTAGTAATGTCACCTTCAAGATCTTTATTGTAGATCAAAACGACAATTCTCCTGTAATCTTATACCCTTCATTTCCTGCCGATGGTTCTACGGGTGTAGAGTTGGCACCTCGTTCATGTGACCCAGGCTCTCTGGTAACTAAAGTGATAGCTGTTGATGCGGATTCTGGACAAAATGCCTGGCTATCATACATTCTAGTTACATCTACTGACCCTGGACTGTTCACGGTTGGACTTCATACCGGAGAAATCAGAACCGTTCGTTCTTTTTTAGACAAACACTCGGTCAAGCAAACTCTTGTGGTGTTAGTGAAAGACAATGGTCATCCTCCCCTTTCTTCCACAGTCACTGTGACTGTCATGGTGACAGACAGCTTCCATGACCTTCTTTCGGATATGAGTAACATTTCATCACCCTCAGACACCGAGTCCAACCTCACACTGTATTTGGTTATCGCTATTGCTACGATATCTTGTctcttctttattttcataatagGATTACTAGCCATCAAGCTCCATAAATGGAAGGAATCTCAGCTCTTTGAGTCTTCCAGTGCTAATTTCAGTGCTGTTCCCACTACTCAGTATGTAGGTGTAGATGGTGTCAAGGCATTTCTTCAGACTTATTCTCAAGACCTTTGTTTAACCACAGACTCTGGAAAGAACCAGTTTAACCATCTTAATTCAAGCCGTTCAAATACGCTTCCTGTCAACCAAGCGTCTGAGAAACAAGCATCAGTCTTAATTACAGACGCGTTCAACGTCACTGATCAGGATCAATGCCTCTTTCAGGTATGTTATTTGTTTTTGAACTTATTTAAAGATATGATTTATGAATTCAATGCTCTTGCAAGAGGAATATTTAATAATTAA
- the LOC117351857 gene encoding protocadherin gamma-A4-like yields MAFGQIRYSIPEEMRKGTLVGNIAKDLRLNLKELSDLAARIVYRGTTQYFALDFKTGYLIVKEKIDREEICRQASQCVLNVDVVLEDKAKIYSVEVMIQDINDNSPMFPNEEIEIKISESATPGARYLLQDAEDSDLGNNSLQSYQLSNNKYFTLDVQTGVGAVKYAELVLEKSLDREEQAVHHLILTASDGGDPVRSGTAQIHVIVLDANDNAPVFNQSVYKVEVLENVPIGTVVVTLNATDKDEGMHSEIKYLFRKITDKASQIFQLNSKTGIISVMGDLDFEEADTYEMEVQANDGGGLSAKCKVLIQVINLNDNLPELTVTSLFSPVTEDSPPGTIIALLNVQDRDSGKNGHVTCFIAGNLPFRLNKSSSNLYSLLTNRNLDREQVSKYNITITATDGGTTPQSISKNILLLVSDKNDNPPTFDQSSYTVYVKENVPAGTSIYSIKATDLDWGQNSRIAYSIIEGELNEAPLSSYISINSETGVLYTIRSFDYEQFRDFQIQVKAEDGGSPSLRSNVTINIFIVDQNDNSPEILYPSFPTDGSMGVEWVPRTYEPGYLITKVIAVDADSGQNAWLSYVLITSTEPGLFTIGLHTGEIRTANSFLDKHAIKQTLVVLVKDNGQPPLSATVTVTVMVTDSIQDILSDMSSISSPTDTESNLTVYLVVAIGTISCLFFIFIIVLLAIKLHTWKESQLFESSSINFSAYPTSRYIGAEGVREFLQTQDLSEKNLFEYLNSNHSDTLPVNNVSEKQASLLIAEALGSSDQDQCLFQLPRFMISDLYSRTHPNIDTLERKL; encoded by the coding sequence ATGGCTTTTGGGCAGATTCGTTATTCCATTCCTGAAGAGATGCGGAAAGGTACTTTGGTGGGgaacattgcaaaggatttgagactGAATCTGAAGGAGCTATCGGATCTTGCAGCCCGCATTGTTTACAGAGGTACGACTCAGTATTTTGCTCTCGATTTTAAAACCGGATACCTTATTGTTAAGGAGAAGATAGACAGAGAAGAGATTTGTAGACAGGCTAGTCAGTGTGTTTTAAATGTAGATGTAGTTTTGGAAGACAAAGCGAAAATCTATTCAGTTGAAGTTATGATACAagatataaatgataattcaccTATGTTCCCTAATGAGGAAATAGAGATAAAAATCAGTGAATCGGCAACGCCAGGAGCTCGGTATCTCTTACAGGACGCTGAAGATTCAGATTTAGGGAATAATTCTCTCCAGAGCTACCAGCTCAGCAACAACAAGTACTTTACTTTGGATGTACAAACTGGAGTAGGTGCTGTGAAATATGCAGAATTAGTTCTTGAGAAATCTCTGGACCGGGAAGAACAGGCTGTTCACCATCTTATTCTGACGGCCAGTGATGGAGGGGATCCCGTAAGATCTGGCACTGCACAAATTCACGTCATTGTTCTGGATGCAAATGACAATGCTCCTGTCTTTAATCAATCTGTCTATAAAGTTGAGGTTTTAGAAAACGTTCCCATAGGTACTGTAGTGGTTACACTGAATGCTACTGACAAAGACGAAGGAATGCATTCAGAAATAAAATATCTATTTAGAAAAATTACCGATAAAGCTTCACAAATATTTCAACTAAACTCCAAAACTGGAATAATATCAGTTATGGGAGATTTGGACTTTGAGGAGGCTGACACTTATGAAATGGAAGTTCAGGCAAATGATGGTGGAGGTCTGTCAGCCAAGTGCAAAGTTTTAATCCAAGTTATCAACTTGAATGATAACCTCCCAGAACTCACTGTCACATCCCTCTTCAGTCCAGTAACAGAGGACAGTCCTCCTGGGACAATTATTGCTCTTTTAAATGTCCAGGACCgagattcaggaaaaaatggtCATGTAACATGTTTCATTGCAGGCAATTTACCATTTCGACTAAACAAGTCATCTTCCAATTTATACAGCTTATTGACAAATAGAAATTTGGATAGGGAACAAGTCTcaaaatataacataacaataACAGCCACTGATGGAGGAACAACCCCTCAGTCTATAAGTAAAAACATTCTTCTACTGGTTTCTGACAAAAATGATAATCCACCTACTTTTGATCAGTCTTCTTACACAGTTTACGTCAAAGAAAATGTGCCTGCTGGAACCTCCATTTATTCTATAAAGGCAACAGATTTGGACTGGGGTCAGAATTCTAGAATTGCCTATTCAATAATTGAAGGTGAACTAAATGAAGCCCCTCTATCTTCTTACATATCCATTAACTCAGAGACTGGAGTATTATATACAATCCGTTCATTTGATTATGAACAGTTCAGAGATTTCCAAATCCAGGTAAAAGCTGAAGATGGAGGTTCCCCATCTCTTAGAAGCAATGTCACCATTAATATCTTTATTGTAGATCAAAATGACAATTCTCCTGAAATCTTATACCCATCATTTCCTACCGATGGTTCCATGGGTGTAGAGTGGGTACCTCGTACATATGAACCTGGCTATTTGATAACTAAGGTGATAGCTGTTGATGCAGATTCTGGACAAAATGCCTGgctttcttatgttctcatcacATCTACAGAACCGGGACTGTTCACAATTGGTCTTCACACTGGAGAAATCAGAACAGCCAATTCCTTTTTAGACAAACATGCCATCAAGCAAACTCTGGTGGTGTTAGTAAAGGACAATGGCCAGCCTCCCCTGTCTGCCACGGTTACTGTGACTGTTATGGTGACAGACAGTATCCAGGATATTCTTTCCGATATGAGCAGCATTTCATCGCCCACAGACACTGAGTCCAACCTCACAGTGTATTTGGTGGTCGCTATTGGTACTATTTCTTGTCTCTTCTTTATCTTCATAATAGTGCTTCTAGCCATCAAGCTCCATACATGGAAGGAATCTCAACTTTTTGAGTCTTCCAGCATTAACTTCAGTGCTTATCCTACCTCTAGATATATAGGGGCAGAAGGTGTCAGAGAATTTCTTCAGACTCAAGATCTTTCTGAAAAGAACTTATTTGAATATCTTAATTCAAATCATTCAGATACTCTTCCTGTCAACAACGTATCTGAGAAACAAGCATCACTCTTGATTGCAGAAGCTTTAGGTAGCAGTGATCAAGACCAATGCCTCTTTCAG